Part of the Lolium rigidum isolate FL_2022 chromosome 6, APGP_CSIRO_Lrig_0.1, whole genome shotgun sequence genome, ATATATGGATCTGAATTTGGTGTCGCTTAGAAATTAAGAGAGGTTGGTCCATcataagggtaaaactggtcagcgGAATAAATCATCGATAGGTATAGCCTATAGATTGGACAAATTCAGTGTGGAACAAATCAACAAATCATTGATAGATACCTATAGTCGTTTCATGCTAGTAATGTAATCGTAAGTGTCCATTTCAGTAGTTTCAGTTTGACTGCGATTGTAGAGGGACGGAAATAGTTACGTAAGCATATAGCGCCTGCTTTTACCGGCCCCAGCTAGGTAGTGAATCTGTGAAGTGAATGTCACTTTTATACTGTTCTTAATTAATGGAAGAAACGAAAATGTGATCTAAGGTTTACAAGAAGCCAGCCATTTCGTTCTGCTTTCAGTTTTCGTTTGAAGATGGCATTTCATTTCATATCTCCTCTGTCTACAGTTCTTTACAGTAGTGACCGTAATGCTTGAGAGTTCCAGGATTATACAAACTGCAAACACAGCATTAAGGAAGCAAAATATAAGAGGTTTCCACAAATGAAACTCCAGAAACTCATGGCATTTTTGCAGCGTGTACATCTCCGAACAGAATCTCTATCTAAAAAACCTATGTACTCCTACTGCAACTATATATGCACATCAGAAATTCAGAATCAAGAGAAATGGGCCTCCTCGCCTTCGGAGATGCTCTGCAGCGACGGCCTCCAGTGCCCCCTAGCCTCGGGCTGGTCGCAGCACACCGTGCTGGAGTTGATCAGCTCCGCGAGCACCTGCTCCGTCCATGCCCCCAGCCCCATGCCGTCTAGCCCTGCTTTCTGCAGCAGCTCCTGGAACTGCCTCTTGGTCACCCTGATCTTCACCTCCACCCGCTGATCCACCTTCTCTGCGGCCGCACtcttcccctcctcctccacgtccACCACCCACTCGTCGTCATCCACCCACGACGCGGTGGTGCGCTGCGACTTGAAACAGTTGCAGTTCCCCATCGACGATCGATCTCCGGATCGATGTAGATATACAAGTTTATATCTCAAGCCTCGGAGCTGGCTCTGGATCTTTTTGAGCTAGATCGTGCGGCTTGAGTGGCTATTCTTTTTGCGAGAGACGAACGGAGAGAGCGAGAGCGAGAGAGGGGATCGTTTGGCCTGCGTGGTAGAGCTTATTTATATACCTggaggctggaagatggccgtggttAGCGAGGCGTTTAGCGCGACGTGCCAACTTGGACCTTGGTGAAGTTGGACGTGGAAAACGGTCGTGTTCCTCTGTGTATGGACGTGTCGTCGAACACAGGGTATTGTTGATCCACATCAGTTGAACATGTCTTGCGCTGAAATCGTGTGCGACATATATATAACTCTAATATTTCGCACGGATGAACATTCTCCAGCTTCTGCACGTGTTAGTGCCTGGCTGTTGCAATCCTGCAACCGGGTTGACATCGGGACCAAACGTCGTAATATATCCATATAAGATGCCGCAGCCTCATGTTGACATTTGAAGGTCTTTTGGATTGTGAGGAATAACTAAGTCTAGGTTGCATTGGGTTCTCAACTTGCAAAGTTTAATCAATCATCGAGGGGTTGTTCTTCAGCATCACTGTTTAGGAGCATGTACCGAAGCGGCTTCGACACAATCTGTCTCTTACAACATTTCAGGGTGCATATATATGGGTCTTGACATTTGGAGGTCTGGGCCTTTAGGTCACGAAGGTCCAAACTGCATTGGCTTCCTGTAATTTCCAAACTTAATCAATCATTGAGGGCTTGTTCTTCAGCGGCACAATTCTGTGGTAATTCAGGAGCATGTACCAATGCATCTTTGAGGCAATCTGCCTCTTTC contains:
- the LOC124662872 gene encoding uncharacterized protein LOC124662872; its protein translation is MGNCNCFKSQRTTASWVDDDEWVVDVEEEGKSAAAEKVDQRVEVKIRVTKRQFQELLQKAGLDGMGLGAWTEQVLAELINSSTVCCDQPEARGHWRPSLQSISEGEEAHFS